The stretch of DNA ATGATAAAAGCAAATATCATTAAGATGGTTGCCATGATAATCGTAAACAATATGGTAAGCCGTGTTTTGATCTGCATTTTATTCAGATTTTAAAATAAATCCCATTCCTGATTTAGTATGGATCAATTTACGATCAAAATCTTTATCGATTTTCTTTCGCAAATAATTAATATAAACATCAATAAAATTCGTTCCTGTATCGAAATGTGTATCCCAGACCTTCTCCGCAATTTCCACTCGGGATAAAACCCGCTCCGGATTTTGCAGCATATATTCCAGGAGTTTAAATTCCTTTGGAGTCAGGTTAATATCCTTGGTACCGCGTCTTACCAGCTTGGTATGGAGATTCATTTCCAGCTCTGCATAACGAAGAATAAAACCTGTGTTTTGGGATATTTTGACATTCCTTTTTAATAAAGCCCTGATGCGCACCAAAAGCTCTCTCATCTCGAAGGGTTTCACCAGATAATCATCTGCTCCTGCATCAAAACCCTCTACTTTATCATCTGTAGTTCCCAATGCAGTAAGCATAATAATAGGCATGTCTGGTTTGATCTGCCGGACTTCCTTACATAGGTCTATACCATCCATTTTGGGGAGGACAATATCGGTGATGATCAGGCTGTATTCATTCTGCAACGCCAGTTTTTTACCGGAAAGCCCATCGTATGCGACACTTACTGTAAAATCCTGTTCTTCCAAACCCCTCTGGATAAGTTGGGCTACTCTTTGATCATCTTCTATAATAAGAATATTCATACAGACAAATTTACTCAAATATTATACGGGTAAAAAGAATACTTAATCAGAGTATTTTTTTAATAATTCTCTATAGCTCATCAAAACCGTTGATTTCGAAACAAAGCCGATAAAACGATTGTAGGCATCAACAACAGGTAGGTTCCATACTCCGGTATCATCAAAAATCTGGATGATTTTTAAGGGTTCATCTCCGGGATGAATAACTGCCGGTGGAGCTTTCATAAGCTGTTGAATGGTAATGGAAGCATCTTTATCCCTGTTAAAAAGTAAAGGGCGGATATCATCCAGAGTTAGAATTCCCTTCAACGTCTTTTCATCATCTACTATTGCAAATATATTTTTCTTACTGTTTTTTATTAATTCATATAAATCATTGATTGGCGCTTCACTACTGATTACCTGAGAGTCAAAATCAATAAGATCTTTTGTTCGTAATGAAGACATCAGGTTTTTATCGTGCTCATGGGTGAATATTTTCCCTTCATCGGCCATGTTTTTCAATTCAGGAGAAATAGCTGAAAACCATTTA from Chryseobacterium piperi encodes:
- a CDS encoding response regulator transcription factor, with product MNILIIEDDQRVAQLIQRGLEEQDFTVSVAYDGLSGKKLALQNEYSLIITDIVLPKMDGIDLCKEVRQIKPDMPIIMLTALGTTDDKVEGFDAGADDYLVKPFEMRELLVRIRALLKRNVKISQNTGFILRYAELEMNLHTKLVRRGTKDINLTPKEFKLLEYMLQNPERVLSRVEIAEKVWDTHFDTGTNFIDVYINYLRKKIDKDFDRKLIHTKSGMGFILKSE